In the Micromonospora narathiwatensis genome, one interval contains:
- a CDS encoding DUF397 domain-containing protein — translation MGQHPKGDFDLSRAVWQRAEGDTTESAVEVAFVDDLIGMRNSAEPDGPVLVFTQAEWDAFVAGAQDGEFDLD, via the coding sequence ATGGGTCAGCACCCCAAGGGCGACTTCGACCTCTCCCGGGCGGTCTGGCAGCGGGCCGAGGGCGACACCACCGAGAGCGCGGTCGAGGTGGCCTTCGTCGACGACCTGATCGGGATGCGCAACTCGGCCGAGCCGGACGGACCGGTGCTGGTCTTCACCCAGGCCGAGTGGGACGCGTTCGTCGCGGGCGCCCAGGACGGCGAGTTCGACCTGGACTGA
- a CDS encoding cytochrome P450, whose protein sequence is MSIPTDPSPESTLAFRREGYRFIGDRCDRHRSDIFQTRLLLEPTICLRGRPAAELFYDPARFVRHGAMPAPGQRTLTGVGGVQGLDDAAHRARKAMLMSIMTPAAIRHLGRLFDDEWRARVPVWAESGPVVLHEEVGRLLTRAVCAWAGVPLTGADVVRRTGDLHAMIEAPVAVGPRHWRGLLGRRRAEHWVGDLIERVRRGALSAPEGSALRVISEHRDGQGRWLPRRIAAVELLNVIRPTVAVDRFVVFAALALHDHPRWRERLRGDDPAIEGFGHEVRRYYPLFPVAAARVRRSFEWQGHHFPQGRRVLLGLYATNHHPRLWPEPERFRPERFADWPGDPFSLVPQGGGDHFTGHRCAGEWLTVELLNRAVTNLTSTMSYRVPPQDLALDLGRMPTLPASGLVIDGVRRIG, encoded by the coding sequence ATGAGCATTCCCACCGACCCCAGCCCGGAGAGCACGCTGGCGTTCCGGCGCGAGGGCTACCGGTTCATCGGCGACCGCTGCGACCGGCACCGCAGCGACATCTTCCAGACCCGGCTGCTGCTGGAACCGACCATCTGCCTGCGTGGTCGCCCGGCCGCGGAGCTGTTCTACGACCCCGCCCGCTTCGTCCGGCACGGTGCCATGCCGGCGCCGGGGCAGCGCACCCTCACCGGGGTCGGCGGCGTACAGGGGCTCGACGACGCGGCGCACCGGGCGCGCAAGGCGATGCTGATGTCGATCATGACGCCCGCGGCGATCCGCCACCTCGGGCGACTCTTCGACGACGAGTGGCGGGCCCGCGTCCCGGTCTGGGCGGAATCCGGTCCGGTGGTCCTCCACGAGGAGGTCGGCCGGCTGCTGACCCGGGCGGTCTGCGCCTGGGCGGGGGTGCCGCTGACCGGCGCGGACGTGGTGCGGCGCACCGGTGACCTGCACGCGATGATCGAGGCCCCGGTCGCGGTCGGCCCGCGGCACTGGCGCGGGCTGCTCGGCCGCCGCCGGGCCGAACACTGGGTCGGCGACCTGATCGAGCGGGTCCGGCGCGGCGCGCTGTCGGCGCCGGAGGGCAGCGCGCTACGGGTGATCTCCGAGCACCGGGACGGGCAGGGGCGGTGGCTGCCCCGCCGGATCGCGGCGGTGGAGCTGCTGAACGTCATCCGCCCGACGGTCGCGGTCGACCGCTTCGTGGTCTTCGCCGCGCTGGCGCTGCACGACCATCCGCGCTGGCGGGAACGGCTGCGCGGCGACGACCCGGCCATCGAGGGCTTCGGGCACGAGGTACGCCGCTACTACCCGCTCTTCCCGGTGGCGGCGGCCCGGGTGCGGCGCTCCTTCGAGTGGCAGGGGCACCACTTCCCCCAGGGCCGTCGGGTGCTGCTCGGCCTGTACGCCACCAACCACCACCCGCGGCTCTGGCCCGAGCCGGAACGGTTCCGGCCGGAACGGTTCGCCGACTGGCCGGGCGACCCGTTCAGCCTGGTTCCGCAGGGCGGTGGAGACCACTTCACCGGGCACCGGTGCGCCGGCGAGTGGCTCACCGTCGAGCTGCTGAATCGGGCCGTCACCAACCTCACCAGCACGATGAGTTACCGCGTCCCGCCGCAGGACCTGGCGCTCGACCTCGGCCGGATGCCGACCCTGCCGGCCAGCGGGCTCGTCATCGACGGGGTACGCCGCATCGGGTGA
- the pepN gene encoding aminopeptidase N, whose product MPSLTRVEATARGALITVESYQVDLDLTGGGERFRSTVTIRFGATPGAETFAEIKPGRLLGVRLNDRDLDPAVLDDNRLPLTGLAAANTLTVDAEMAYSNTGEGLHRFVDPADGETYLYAMSFLDEVQRIFAAFDQPDLKAPVTLSVTAPPEWTVAANGQLADRPAPGRWEFAPTVPLATYFFTLIAGPWHVRHDEHDGIPLGLYCRRSLAGHLDADAGEIFTVTKQCLDRFHQLFAERYPFGKYDQAFVPEFNAGAMENPGLVTLRDDYVFRSAVTDTQRELRATTIAHEMAHMWFGDLVTMRWWDDLWLNESFAEYLGTRVTAEATRFDQAWTTFAMRRKAWGYAADQRPSTHPVAPEEVADAAQALLNFDGISYAKGASVLRQLVAWVGDDAFLAGLNAHFAKHRFGNATLADLLDSLAAASGRDLTDWAERWLRRSQVNTLRMVTAVDAGGRWTEVAVVQTAPEAYPVLRPHRIGVARYGADAPARRFEVDLAPDADHGRTELTELIGQPAAGLLLPNAGDLTFAKIRLDPASADVVPTLLPGLDDPLARALLWGEALDAATDGERPVEALVALIAAALPAETEVIIAEDVLTLSRGLVDRYLDLPARDAALLRVAGACAALLAGAPAGGSLQLAAARGLIGGTTDTGLLAGWLAGRDVPAGLAVDADLRWRLLHRLVVLGAAGEPEIAAEAAADRSATGAERAAGCRAALPDVDAKRTAWEIITSNTALSNRLVEATAEGFWQPEQAELTAGYVERYFADMPAAAGLRTPWTANRVAWLAFPRYAVAQRTRELAAALLARDDLAPGLKREVTDRDDDLRRALVARTAVAAAGA is encoded by the coding sequence ATGCCGAGCCTGACCCGTGTAGAGGCGACCGCGCGTGGCGCGTTGATTACCGTCGAGTCCTACCAGGTGGACCTCGACCTGACCGGTGGCGGCGAGCGGTTCCGCTCCACCGTCACGATCCGGTTCGGGGCGACCCCCGGCGCCGAGACCTTCGCCGAGATCAAACCCGGGCGACTGCTCGGGGTACGCCTCAACGACCGGGACCTCGACCCGGCCGTCCTCGACGACAACCGGCTGCCGCTGACCGGGCTGGCCGCCGCGAACACCCTGACCGTCGATGCCGAGATGGCGTATTCCAACACCGGCGAGGGCCTGCACCGCTTCGTCGACCCGGCCGACGGCGAGACGTACCTCTACGCGATGTCCTTCCTCGACGAGGTGCAGCGGATCTTCGCCGCGTTCGACCAGCCCGACCTCAAGGCCCCGGTGACCCTCTCGGTCACCGCGCCGCCGGAGTGGACCGTCGCGGCCAACGGGCAGCTCGCCGACCGGCCGGCGCCGGGGCGCTGGGAGTTCGCCCCCACCGTGCCCCTGGCCACGTACTTCTTCACGCTGATCGCCGGGCCCTGGCACGTGCGGCACGACGAGCACGACGGCATCCCGCTCGGCCTGTACTGCCGCCGGTCGCTGGCCGGGCACCTGGACGCCGACGCCGGCGAGATCTTCACCGTCACCAAGCAGTGCCTGGACCGCTTCCACCAGCTCTTCGCCGAGCGGTACCCGTTCGGCAAGTACGACCAGGCGTTCGTGCCCGAGTTCAACGCCGGCGCGATGGAGAACCCGGGTCTGGTCACCCTGCGCGACGACTACGTCTTCCGCTCGGCCGTCACCGACACCCAGCGGGAGCTGCGGGCCACCACCATCGCGCACGAGATGGCGCATATGTGGTTCGGCGACCTGGTGACCATGCGCTGGTGGGACGACCTGTGGCTCAACGAGTCCTTCGCCGAGTACCTGGGCACCCGGGTCACCGCCGAGGCCACCCGCTTCGACCAGGCGTGGACCACCTTCGCGATGCGCCGCAAGGCCTGGGGGTACGCGGCCGACCAGCGCCCCTCCACCCACCCGGTCGCCCCCGAGGAGGTGGCCGACGCCGCTCAGGCCCTGCTCAACTTCGACGGCATCTCGTACGCCAAGGGCGCCAGCGTGCTGCGCCAGCTCGTCGCCTGGGTGGGCGACGACGCCTTCCTCGCCGGCCTGAACGCGCACTTCGCCAAGCACCGGTTCGGCAACGCCACCCTCGCCGACCTCCTCGACAGCCTCGCCGCCGCGAGCGGACGCGACCTGACCGACTGGGCCGAGCGCTGGCTGCGCCGCAGCCAGGTCAACACGCTGCGGATGGTGACCGCGGTGGACGCCGGCGGCCGGTGGACCGAGGTGGCGGTGGTGCAGACCGCGCCGGAGGCGTACCCGGTGCTGCGCCCGCACCGTATCGGGGTGGCCCGGTACGGTGCCGACGCCCCGGCGCGCCGCTTCGAGGTCGACCTGGCCCCGGACGCCGACCACGGCCGCACCGAGTTGACCGAGCTGATCGGGCAGCCGGCCGCCGGCCTGCTGCTGCCCAACGCCGGTGACCTCACGTTCGCCAAGATCCGACTGGACCCGGCCTCGGCGGACGTGGTGCCGACGCTGCTGCCGGGGCTGGACGATCCGCTGGCCCGGGCGCTGCTCTGGGGCGAGGCGCTGGACGCCGCCACCGACGGCGAGCGCCCGGTGGAGGCGCTGGTCGCGCTCATCGCGGCGGCGCTGCCGGCGGAGACCGAGGTGATCATCGCCGAGGACGTGCTCACCCTCAGCCGAGGGCTGGTCGACCGTTACCTGGACCTGCCGGCCCGGGACGCGGCCCTGCTCCGGGTCGCCGGGGCCTGCGCCGCGCTGCTGGCCGGCGCCCCGGCCGGCGGCTCGCTGCAACTCGCCGCGGCCCGGGGTCTGATCGGCGGCACCACCGACACCGGGCTGCTCGCCGGCTGGCTGGCGGGCAGGGACGTCCCGGCGGGACTCGCGGTGGACGCCGACCTGCGGTGGCGGCTGCTGCACCGGCTGGTGGTGCTCGGGGCGGCCGGCGAGCCGGAGATCGCCGCCGAGGCCGCCGCCGACCGCAGCGCCACCGGCGCCGAGCGGGCTGCGGGCTGCCGCGCCGCACTGCCCGACGTCGACGCCAAACGGACCGCGTGGGAGATCATCACCAGCAACACCGCGCTCTCCAACCGCCTGGTCGAGGCGACCGCCGAGGGCTTCTGGCAGCCGGAGCAGGCCGAGCTGACCGCCGGCTACGTCGAGCGCTACTTCGCCGACATGCCGGCGGCGGCGGGTCTGCGTACCCCCTGGACGGCCAACCGGGTCGCCTGGCTGGCCTTCCCCCGGTACGCCGTGGCGCAGCGCACCCGGGAGCTGGCCGCGGCGCTGCTGGCTCGCGACGACCTCGCGCCCGGCCTCAAACGGGAGGTGACCGACCGCGACGACGACCTGCGGCGTGCGCTGGTGGCCCGGACGGCGGTGGCCGCCGCCGGCGCCTGA